The following is a genomic window from Synergistaceae bacterium.
CACGGTGGGGCACGGCATTTTCAAAGGGGACGAGTTTGTGGGCATGGCCACGGCAGACTGGGAATTGGACAGCATCGCCCACCGGATCGCCACCGTCCGTCCCACCCCCGGCAGCTTCACTCTCTTCGCCGACGGCGTCAACGATGTCATTCTGGCCTACACCGGCAAAGAGAACAACGTCAGAGGCCGGCCTCTGGAGGTGCTGCCCTGGCTTCACGACGCCCTTCAGGACAAAACGCTGATAATCGGAGGCAGACGCCATCTGGTGTTTCAGGGCAGGTTGGCCAACGGAATGCTGATCGTCAGCTTCGTTCCCGAAGCCGAGCTTTTCGCCGACATCCACCGGACCTTTTCTTTGACCATGTTCGTTCTCGCTTTCACCGGCGTCTTTCTGGCGGGCGTCATCTGGTTTCTCCTGAACCGCCTCATCAACCGGCCCATCGAGCGTCTGACCCGTAAAGCCGAGGAAATCGGCGCGGGGAACCTGGACGTCCACATCGGCATCGACTCCCGGGACGAGTTCGGGCGTCTGAGCGGCACCGTCGAGCGCATGGCCCGGGACCTGAAGGACTACATCGGGAACCTCAAAACCGTCACTGCTGAAAAGGAGCGGATCGCCGCGGAGCTGGGCGTGGCCGCCCGGATTCAGATCTCCATGCTGCCCCGCATTTTCCCCCCCTTCCCGGACCGCCCCGAGTTCGACCTGTACGCCTCCATGAGTCCCGCGAAAGAGGTGGGCGGCGATTTCTACGACTTTTTCTTTGTGGATTCCCACACTCTGGCGGTGGTCATGGCGGACGTTTCGGGCAAGGGGATTCCCGCGGCGCTGTTCATGGTCATCGCCCGGACCCTGATCAAAAACAATGCCCAGCAGGGCGGAAGCCCGAAGGAGGTCTTCGAGACCGTCAACGACCTTCTGTGCGAAAACAACGAGGAAGGGATGTTCGTGACGGCGTTCATGGGCTATCTGGACATAGCCGGGGGCTCTTTTGTTTCCGTGAACGCGGGGCACACTCCGCCGTTTGTGCGCCAGAAGGGGGAGTTTTCCCGCCTCCCCGTCCGTCCGGCCTTCGTCCTGGCCGGGAGGAAAGGAACGAAGTACAGGGAGGAAAAAACGGAGCTGAACGCCGGAGACCTGCTGTTTTTGTACACGGACGGCGTGACGGAGGCGACGGATCGGGAAAACGAACTTTTCTCCGAGGCGCGGCTGCTGGAAACCCTGAACACCCGGGGGAAAAACGCCGATTCCCAATCCCTGCTGGAGAGCGTGAAGGGCGCAATCGACCGTTTCGCGGAGGGCGCGGAGCAGGCGGACGACATCACCATGCTGGCCCTGCGGATGACCCCTCCGGAGGCGGCCTCGGCCGAGGATGGTCAACCTCAGCTCCGCGCTTCCCGCGCTTTCGAGGCGAACGTCCGCTCTGTGGGTGAAGTTTACGCTTTTATCTCCGAAACGCTGAAGGAAGGCGGCGTTTCGGAAGGCGACATTTTGAAGACAGAAATGGCGGCGGAGGAGATTTTCGTCAATGTGGCCAGCTACGCCTACGGGGACGCGGAACACAAACCCGTGACCCTGGAACTGGCTGTGCAGTCGGACAGGGTCACCATGACCTTCACGGATTGGGGCGTTCCTTTCGACCCCATGACCGTCCCCCCGCCGGACCTGACGCTGAAGGCGGACCGGCGAGCGCCGGGTGGCCTGGGGCTTTTCATGGTAAAGTCCACCATGGACGCCATGACCTGCTCCAGAATTGACGGCAAAAACGTCCTTACCCTGACTCTTGCCCTTACCCAAACCTCCGGCGCGTTATAATATGAACATTGCTCTCAGCAGGGGAAAGAAGACGGATACACTATGACGCAAAAATGGACAACACCGGTGTTTT
Proteins encoded in this region:
- a CDS encoding SpoIIE family protein phosphatase produces the protein MNVSAWGLSIKARIALATFFVMTALGAMVAALSLGAYHDYKKLQTEGCQAAVDAETRSLEGQIAALEENVKSLALMGQLLYEGGGDRRDLGRRIVVWNFSAGNAAVGGGVWFEPRAVSHDRERLCYYAFRDKFGQVWFDGSFESEAYDYPTQKWYTIIRDGLLNKGLPTVWTAPYHDETGTLALMTTVGHGIFKGDEFVGMATADWELDSIAHRIATVRPTPGSFTLFADGVNDVILAYTGKENNVRGRPLEVLPWLHDALQDKTLIIGGRRHLVFQGRLANGMLIVSFVPEAELFADIHRTFSLTMFVLAFTGVFLAGVIWFLLNRLINRPIERLTRKAEEIGAGNLDVHIGIDSRDEFGRLSGTVERMARDLKDYIGNLKTVTAEKERIAAELGVAARIQISMLPRIFPPFPDRPEFDLYASMSPAKEVGGDFYDFFFVDSHTLAVVMADVSGKGIPAALFMVIARTLIKNNAQQGGSPKEVFETVNDLLCENNEEGMFVTAFMGYLDIAGGSFVSVNAGHTPPFVRQKGEFSRLPVRPAFVLAGRKGTKYREEKTELNAGDLLFLYTDGVTEATDRENELFSEARLLETLNTRGKNADSQSLLESVKGAIDRFAEGAEQADDITMLALRMTPPEAASAEDGQPQLRASRAFEANVRSVGEVYAFISETLKEGGVSEGDILKTEMAAEEIFVNVASYAYGDAEHKPVTLELAVQSDRVTMTFTDWGVPFDPMTVPPPDLTLKADRRAPGGLGLFMVKSTMDAMTCSRIDGKNVLTLTLALTQTSGAL